Proteins from one Sabethes cyaneus chromosome 2, idSabCyanKW18_F2, whole genome shotgun sequence genomic window:
- the LOC128737995 gene encoding eukaryotic translation initiation factor 2-alpha kinase PK4 produces MVVPIPETKDVFGNKKRIRIENNQNNLQIIGNQNRILVKANDGTLNVIGNLNNVKIMSNRGKINYIGNEGSIYLSDQSKSMKVNYTGNNARIRICDHEQLSDRFR; encoded by the coding sequence ATGGTCGTGCCCATTCCGGAAACGAAGGACGTGTTTGGCAACAAAAAAAGGATACGAATCGAGAACAaccaaaataatttacaaatcaTCGGCAATCAAAACCGGATATTGGTAAAAGCTAACGATGGCACCCTGAATGTGATAGGCAATTTGAACAACGTGAAGATTATGAGTAACCGTGGGAAAATTAACTACATCGGAAATGAAGGATCGATTTACCTGAGTGATCAGAGCAAATCGATGAAGGTGAACTACACGGGAAACAACGCCAGAATCAGGATCTGCGACCACGAGCAGTTATCGGATCGATTTCGATAG